ataagcaaacagtcAAGACGAGCTGGGTGCATTTCGGGCAAGCCTCACACTTGAGAGGCTAGTGTAGGCCTCATGAATTGGAGCCTGGCTTGAGACAGCCTCTAGGGTGTGGGGATGGGGCTTAGTGGTAGACCAATCACTTGCCTGGTtctcacaatcttctgggcttCATCCGCAGTGCCACAGAAAGATTTTGACAGCAGTGTGGTGAAGTTTAGCTGCTTTATCACCATCATTCaggctttggtggtggtggtttgtgtttttgtttttgagaagaggTAAGCCCGTAAGCCCTGGCCAATTGGAACTCACATAGGTCCACCTGCCTCCCGCtccgagagctgggattaaagtcagggCTTGTTCAACTGGGAATTGCAATCTAGTGGCCAAGGACAGGTGGatccttgaatttcttttctttgtttggaaactctttctttctttctggttctcCAAGAACCCAAACCGGTCAGGCAGCCCTGTAGACAGCAGGTGGTCAGACCAGCCCTGAGAACTGGCTGCCTGTATGGCCTGGATGGCCAGGTAGAGTGGCAGGCACTGACTTCCCCTCACTGTGACCTGTCTTCAAGGTTAGGCAGGCTCTGCTCCCAAGCAAGCAGAACGTGTGCTGGGGACTGAGAGGTCAGGAGTGAGTAATTAGAGCCTTGGACAGCTAGAGCGCCCAGGCCTGGTCCTGTTGACATGAACCGAAACTCAGATGTTGTCCCTCTCCTCCACGTTTAGGTTTGTAGCTGTGTGTCTGGAAGGACGTAACCTGGTGGGGAAGGCGGCATGAAAGTGTCTCAGCAGCCCCGTCCTTTCACAGGGGCCCAGGTGCTCTGGGTAGCCCTGCTTAGGGGGCGGAGTTCTAAAGCGAGCCTAGCACTGTTGGACTTGGGCTGTCCCACTCTGTCCCTCTAGCACAACCCAGGAAGCAGGTGCCATGATCTCACCAGAAGGGAACCTAGCTGAAGAGGATTGGGTCACAAAGCTGGCCAGTGTCAGCTGAGGGTGTGTGACTCCAGACAGCACACAAACAGGAACAGGACCAAAACATCAAGGTACAGGTATGAGGGACAGTACTGAGCCTTACCTTTCCTCAACTGCAGAAATTTGGGAGAATCGAGTGACTGAGGCTGCTAGTGTGCTAGACAGAGGTTAAGACAGCAGGAAACGTTAAGAGGGCTTCTTGGGCCTAGCACCTGTTGGAGGGCAACCATCGCTCAACAGAGTAGAGGTCTGGAAGCCAGCACGTGATAGAGGACGCAAAATGGGAATATTGCCAGTGTCCCTCCTCTGGTTCCACAGCCTTTGCCCGTGTGGCATTCCTCCTGTGTGATTTTCCAGCTTTCATGGGCACCCAAAGTGCAGTAGCccagaaagaacagccagtggccATGCCCCTGGAATTCTGGCACTGCCCTCCTTGTGCACAGAGCCCAGCCAAACCTcataaacacaaaaccagaaagtgTTTACTTGGAAATAAGCAGACAAATTTCCACTAGTATACTGACACGTTCCTCCCCTCAGCAGGAGGCTGGGAAGTCTACTAAATTGCACAAAGTCCCTGATTAGCTTCTTTCTCTTTGGCATAAGTCAGCGAGCGCCAAGAGCCAGCTCCCGACAAGCCTGAGCTGTGAAGTATGGGGCCCTTAGAAAGGGTCAGCTTAGCAGAAGACCCAGGTGATGGTCTGAGTGTGAAGCAGTCTGCTCCAGCTAAGCCCTGTGTCCACCAGCATTGAGCAACACTTGTTTCTTTGATAAGGCTCCAGGTGTCTGTCCTGTACCTGGCAGAGTCAGACCTGGGGCTAGGTGACCTCTGTCTGGAGGAGGAAAGTGGCCATGATGGTAGCCTGTCACAACACTGGCAGGCTCTTGTCCAGCTTCTTTTCAGGCTTCTTGCTGTTGTCCCTCATCTGGGCTTTCTGGGCCTCACCGGGATCTTGCGGTCTCTCCCCTCAGAGCAGCAGCAGTGAGCACAGCACCAACTGCAGGCTATCAGCAGCAGCACCAGAACAGTAGCTGGAGGGAAGGAATGGCCCCAGGAAAATGAAGTgatgctctccctccccatgGAGAACCTCCCCCTGTCTGGGATAGCTCAGAAGGAGAGGCTGGGGGACCTGTTGTCTCTTGCTCCACTGCCCCTGGACTCCTTTTGACTCCCTTCTATTCATGGCTGACACCCGTGGTTTCCGGTTCCCAGAACTGCCTAGCACCTTAGGCAGTGTCAGAGGATATGGCAAACGCCTGAGCTTCCTCTGGGACACTGCTTTTCCTACTTCTCCGAAGGAGATTGGCCAGCCCTCCAGCTGGCACCATGGCTGGTCTCCCAGGTATTGGGAAGAGCCTaggggacagaggggacagagcCAAAGGGTCCAAGGACAAATGCCCCACTTGCCTGTGAAAAGAACGATGATGGAGAAGGCCACAAGCTCCACGGGCTCTGCCTGGGGAAGTTCTTTCAGTTTCAGCAGCAGCCTCTCCCCCACAGAGCGAATCTCCTCCACAAAGTCTGTGACTGCCATGTTGGTAGGGCTCCTGCTGTTCTATAACAGGCAGAGACAGCGAGACAGTGAGAAGCCTAGAGTCCCTGCCGAGCTGCTCCCTGGCGGGGAGGTAGCTCCAGTGAACCAACCTCTCCCACCATAGCCTGCAGAACAGGTTTGTCTGTCTCAGCCCTGAACCACGGTGCATcccaggcagagggaggcagggagtcaTGGGAGTCTGCTCAGTGGTAGCCCTCAGCCCTCACCTGGCTGGAGCCACACCAGGCAAAGGAACCTTGTGATAAACCTGGAGAGAGCTGAGGGGCTGCCAGGCAAGGCTGCAGCTGGGGAAGGCTCTGACCATCAGATGTTCTGACTTTACTACTGCATTCCTGTGTCTTGAGACACCAGCACCAGGTTTTGCTGGGATGCCTCAGCTGACCCAGCTCCCTGGCCTGCCTCCGGTTTTTCCGGGTGCCTCCCTTAGATGCCCTCAGGGGGACAAGACAGACCTGAGGGTTCTGTGTGGGGGAGAATCAGACCAAGAACAGGTTCTTGAGGACTCTAACTGGAATCAGCTGGAGTAAAAGCTGAGGAAGGGATGGTGGCTTGCCGGATGTGAAGCTGAGTCCCAAGAAAccatttcccttctcctcctaggCCAATGTCTTCACTCATGTCACTGTCCTGTAAGCAGGAAAGGACCACCCTGTATTCCCTGGAGGCCTCACTTATCCAGATGGGAGCAGGAGTTCTAGAACTGGCTCGACCAACTCCTCCCCTCCTGGCCTGGACCTGTTGTTCTCTTGTAAACCAGAAAAGGCCTGTGTGCGAGTGGTGACTGTCTAGGGCTCCTGAGAGAGGCTAGGCAAAGTTCTCAACAGAGTTTGGGTCGGTGTCTGTTGAACATAAGCGCCTCCTCCCCTACATCTGTCCTGTGAGTGAGAAGAACAAGGACAGCCTGTGCCAGTGCGTCCAAACTGGCTCTTCCTGAGGGATCGGGGCAggtgactgtgggtgtgtgtcttttATGATTGCCACCTTGGCCCTGGTCTCCACCTGGCAGGTGGTTCCTTCTGCTGTAGTGTGTGACACTGGTCACTCCCAGCACTCCTGCCTGGCACAGTGCGGGTCTAAAACTACCCTGAAGGTcatgtgctctctgcctctgagagTGAGAGGCCTGGCTGCCTATAGCTGCCCGGTGTAGAAGGCCAGGTCCTTCCGAAACTCCCCCGGGTCCTCCTTAGTCACTTAGGCTCCGGCTGCTGCCCTTCTTCCCAAACAGATCCTCAGGAACTGAGCCACAGCTGCCAAACATTGAACTCCCTCCCTGTAAAGTAGCAGTGCCTTCTCTGAATTTGCTGTACTttagtttggttttcatttttgtgctACTGGGGAACGGACTCTGGGATCTTTCTTACCCAGCAAATACTGTGCTGCGGGGCTACATCCTAGTCATGAGGCACCTTCTCTAACTCCATCCGCCCTTCATAGACCTGCAGTGATCACGAAgtctcagtccctccctcctgtGCCACAGATAGGCCCTTTATCTCCGTGCTGTGGTAGAGATGAGAAGCTCTAGGGAGGACCTGGCTCCAGGAACTTCCTCTGGGTGGGGCCTGACAAGTGCCAGGAAAGACAAGGATGGGCCTAGCCAGTGCCCCTCCCACTGCCCGAATGCTCTGGATAGAAACCTGCCTGACTCTGTGCACGAAGCAGGCCATAGCTATTCAGAACCCCATGGGCTGAGCACAGTCAGTGCCACCTCTCGTGGGACTGGGGCATCAATTCTTATCAGTTCATCACCACCAGAATGGGGTACACCAGGCTTTTTGAGAACTGCATGTGTGACACTAAAGGCACAGATCCATGTGTCCTGCTGCTGTGAACCTAAGGCTGTTGTTCCTTCTGGTTAGACAAAAGGAGATCTGCCTCGAGCCAGTTGGAACATGCTCGCAAAAGGACAGGGATCTATTCCTTTTCCCACCCTGAGAGCTCTGTAACATTCCTACCCCCCAGAAATAGTGTGCATAGGGCTCAGGACTAGGGCTGTTGTTTCTTACCCTCCCTCTTCATCTATGTTTGgtctggcttgttcagcctgacTGGCATTCTGCCCATATTGCCTCATGAGCCCAATGGAGAGCTTTCTCACTTGTGTGCCACACCCTAAGACCTAGAGAGAGACAGTGGTTAAGGGAAAAGAGGCTCCAGCTTTGTCAGGGTTGGTGGGATTGGGACCCTAGGTCAAGCTGAAGGGTCTAGCAGTGTCCAGTTCCCAGAGCAGGAAGAAGGCAGTAGGCTGGGGCTGGGCCTGCTGTGCAGGGTAGTTAGGGTTTGTTGATCAGAAGGTCCAGCTATCAGTTACTTCAGCTTCTCTCATATTTTCCCTCATGCCGTTCCTTACTCTTCCCTGCATTCCGCATGGCTTGTGGAGTTGGAGAACTGCAGACTTGTGCCCCATGCACCTGAGCTCTTTGTAAGAATGTGACCACCTAGTATGGGTAACCTCAGGACTTTGTGTCTGGGCTTCTACTGTCAGCCCCACTGGAAGCAGGACGTGGCCACCTGTGCCAGCCTTGGGATATGACCTGGCGTTTGGTCTTGTGCTTTACCAGCAAAGTGGGGCTGCAGAGCATGGCTCTCTGCCCTCAGAGGGCCGAGGAGGACCCTTCTTTGCTTGGTGGTcgatgttttgttattttaagctCTGACCCAACATAACAAGCACATCTCAGAGGGGGGAGCAAAGGGGTCTTGTTCTCcaaagaggagagaggcaggcacatTCCAGCAGGCCTCCAGGCATCTCCCCAGTGGGCTATTTAAAGCAGAGCCAACAGACACTTGGTGCCCAATATAACCAGGGGTTGTCAGGTGACCTCGTTCCCCAGCTGTGGTCAGGGGGAGAGGGAGCCCTGGAGCTGTCCCCTGTTGACTGGACACCCTCTAGGTTTGGGTGAAACCAAGCAAAGCTACGGATAATTTTGTGTTTCCCGGACAATCAGTCGCAGGTTCACccaattatttttaaaccatATTTTATGCCCCAAAACTGGGGGAACTAGAGTCTCTCTTAACACCATGTTTGGTAGAACAAATGGTGGCTTCCTCTGGTCCAGGAAGGGGGAACAGGCTTGGCTGCCACTGAGGCCCACCTGCTCCCCATGCTGCTTGTACACAGGCAGCGGTCAGAGAGGCATCGCACAACAGACAAGGAGACCGGCCGAGCTAGGGGGACTGATTGCTGCTCCTGAGTGTGGCAGGTGGCATGGAGGTTCTTATTGTACAGTTAGTGGCCGTTCCTGTAGGCCAGACAGCTACAACTTGGTACCACAgcttttctgcttcctcttttaaaCTTGATAGTCCAACTCCAGCTCCCCACGTGGATGAGGGCAGGCAGTGTGTCTGTGCCTGATAAGAGTGTCAACGATGGCCTACCCTGTCGGTGTCATGGGGCTCTTGGCCACTTTGTCCTGCTGAGGAGTATCTCGAGTGAGACATAACCAACAGATGCGAGAGACCGAGAGGTCAGACATAACCAACAGATGCGAGAGACCGAGAGGTCAGAGGCCTGACCAGCGGGGTGGCGATGCCCACTGTGTACCCTCATGAGTGAGTGAGACACTCCATCTCTGCTGGGGCTCCAGTCTGAAGTCAAAAGTGGGTACTTGAAGCCTTGGTGGTTCTGCTCCCCTGGCCCACAAGCTTTCCAGACAATGGGGAGGACTTCCTGCAGGAGGAGTGAGGCCCTGCCCAAGAAACTTGTGCTTGCGCTGCCCAAGGAATGAGCTGAGAACTATCTCGGGCAACCTTACAGTAGTGTAACATGGGGGGGAATCCTGGGGTCTTTTCCAAATCTCATCTATGTAGTcacaaactcctctccaaacctGGCTTCTGAGTTAGGGGCGCGTGTCCCTGGTTCAGTTTTGGAGATCATTGCTGAGGAGGACCAAGGCTTCCTAAGAGTCTGAGTGGGTGCAGAGACTCCTCCCAAGGCCGGTCCTGAGCGGGAAGCACATGGCAGTGAGCAGGGCACAGCCAAAGACTTGGAGGCTGCTGCTCTGTCCAGCACCCGAGGAGGCAGTTCTGGCGCTGTAGACCCTGGGGCCAGGGGCCATTGAACAGGCTGGGCATACCTTGTCCTGAGCCCTGAGAACCAGGGAGGGCTCAGCCCTGATCCATGGGGAAATGGAGGCTCAGCAAACATGGGGTTCCTATGTTAAACTCACTGAATAGAAAAGTTTAAATGGATGAAGTGTCAGTCAGCAGCCCTGTGCTACACACCAAGTAGCAGTACAGTCTCCCTCTCTAGTACCGGGTCCCGGGAGAAGAGCTCAGGTGTACACAGGAGGTGACTAAGTCCCATAGGACAGTGGCCTAATGCATCCCCCAAGACGTTCCTCTCCGAGCTCATGCTAAGCAGTGGCTCCTCACCCGAGAGAGGACACCCTGgctgccctttctctcctttcctgatACTCTCACCTCTAGCCAGTGTCTCTTACCTGGGAGCTCAGATTTGGGGGGCCACGAAGAGAAGCCAGAGTCCAGAGCCTCTATGTACCTCCTCGAAGTCCTTTGGCCACCACCCTTGACTTCTTCACCGGCGCTGCCACTCTCCTGCCCGACAGGCAGCTGCTCCTCACTCGGGCACCTCCTGGTGCAGCTCCCAGCTGCTGTCCAGCTTCAGCACTGGAGCTTTTCTGTTAGTCGTCCAGGAGGTGTAGGTGTCGAATTGCCATTGTGAGGAGGAGCCGGAGGGAGCCCTCCTCTGAGCTTGACTTGCCCTTCACGCCCAGTGCCCCTCCTTGCCTCGGAGGTCCGCTCTGCTCTCCGCATCCCCAAACGGCTCCTCTTTAcccttcctcctgctctgccctcctcccGCCTGTGGGCCAGGCCGTAGGCTGTAGGCGGAGAGCTGGGCTGGGCTAATGACAGAAGTGGTTGGCTGTGGTTCCCTGTGGAAATAACCCCAGGGGGCTTCATCTGAGGTTGCCGGAGGAAGAGGGTGGAGTGACTCCCTCTTGAGTGCCCCACCaccctctggatggcctttttggc
The genomic region above belongs to Rattus rattus isolate New Zealand chromosome 9, Rrattus_CSIRO_v1, whole genome shotgun sequence and contains:
- the Smim5 gene encoding small integral membrane protein 5 — protein: MAVTDFVEEIRSVGERLLLKLKELPQAEPVELVAFSIIVLFTATVLVLLLIACSWCCAHCCCSEGRDRKIPVRPRKPR